In a single window of the Melissococcus plutonius ATCC 35311 genome:
- the thiM gene encoding hydroxyethylthiazole kinase, whose product MNQFKQIEEVRNLEPLVHNITNIVVANDSANGLLAVGASPFMSSTIAEMEEVATIADSEVMNMGTLNDEQIQAMIVASQTAMSMNKPIVLDPVGVGATTYRKKAAIRLLNAFQPTLIRGNAGEIAALANEEWQAKGVYAGQGSVDIVTMAIKVAKTYKSFVAVSGKTDVVTDGTTTYLIHNGTDYFTKMTGAGCLLSCLCGAYLAKRVQPNIEDVVTACTMYAVAGELTQTKLSAPSVGSFRTLLLDQLSIIDSQVVQKHARIEEIK is encoded by the coding sequence ATGAATCAATTTAAACAAATAGAAGAAGTAAGAAACTTAGAACCGCTCGTTCACAATATAACAAATATTGTTGTTGCAAATGATTCGGCAAATGGATTACTTGCTGTTGGTGCTTCACCTTTTATGTCAAGTACAATAGCAGAAATGGAAGAAGTTGCAACAATAGCGGATTCAGAAGTGATGAATATGGGTACTTTAAATGATGAACAAATTCAAGCAATGATTGTTGCAAGCCAAACAGCAATGAGCATGAATAAACCGATTGTTTTAGATCCTGTTGGTGTCGGTGCAACGACCTATCGAAAAAAGGCAGCTATTCGTTTATTAAACGCCTTTCAACCAACATTGATTCGCGGGAATGCAGGTGAAATTGCTGCCTTAGCTAATGAAGAATGGCAGGCAAAAGGTGTTTATGCTGGTCAAGGTTCAGTGGATATCGTAACAATGGCAATAAAAGTAGCGAAAACCTATAAAAGCTTTGTAGCTGTTAGTGGAAAAACTGATGTTGTTACAGATGGAACAACAACCTATTTGATTCATAATGGAACGGATTATTTTACTAAGATGACAGGCGCAGGCTGTTTACTCTCTTGTCTATGCGGGGCATACCTTGCAAAAAGGGTACAACCAAATATAGAAGATGTTGTAACTGCTTGTACAATGTACGCTGTAGCAGGTGAGCTAACTCAAACAAAATTATCTGCTCCCTCTGTCGGATCATTCAGAACATTGCTGTTAGATCAGTTGTCTATTATTGATAGTCAGGTTGTTCAAAAGCATGCTAGAATTGAGGAAATAAAATGA
- a CDS encoding lysylphosphatidylglycerol synthase transmembrane domain-containing protein, protein MKKNLPLKILMNSVLLILIIGLIFYTMDSSLTTIFTQLLKTSWLVILAIILLGFIYQWIEGHSIKAIAKYFQPKFSKVDGFFTSCQIAFYRVISFGTATFVSEVYFYKKQGIAISKGIGISAMHLIMYKSAIIFWAIVGFIFKFSSLHQQMPKMIPFLIFGIIITGLIVLSLLLLSSSLNVQIFFVYWTNKWIKHPKLRSWVDNCNLQIYSLRETVQTITKNRSAFLPIFGWNIIKLLFWYMIPYVFLVIDHPKIDFFLVLFLTNLAIILSGIIPTPAGIGSFEFIYLLLFTPLVGEVDAIASVLIYRFGSFVFPFLIGMFYTINQKYKELKIDILNNKKNKEYKLK, encoded by the coding sequence ATGAAAAAAAATTTACCATTGAAGATATTAATGAATAGTGTCTTATTAATTTTAATTATTGGGTTGATTTTTTATACCATGGATAGTTCTCTTACCACCATTTTTACGCAATTGTTAAAAACAAGCTGGTTGGTTATATTAGCAATCATTCTTTTGGGGTTTATTTACCAGTGGATTGAAGGTCACTCAATCAAAGCTATTGCTAAATATTTTCAACCAAAATTTTCAAAAGTTGATGGCTTCTTTACTTCGTGCCAGATTGCTTTTTATCGTGTTATTTCGTTTGGAACAGCTACCTTTGTATCTGAAGTCTATTTTTATAAAAAACAAGGAATTGCCATATCTAAGGGAATCGGTATTTCAGCAATGCATCTGATTATGTATAAATCTGCCATTATTTTTTGGGCAATAGTTGGGTTCATTTTTAAATTTTCTTCATTGCACCAACAAATGCCAAAAATGATACCATTCCTTATTTTTGGAATAATCATCACCGGATTGATTGTTTTAAGTCTGCTTTTGTTGTCAAGTAGTTTAAATGTACAAATTTTCTTTGTCTATTGGACCAATAAATGGATAAAACATCCGAAATTACGAAGTTGGGTGGACAATTGCAATTTACAAATTTATTCTTTACGTGAAACAGTTCAGACAATAACAAAAAATCGATCTGCTTTTTTACCAATTTTCGGTTGGAATATTATAAAGTTGCTATTTTGGTACATGATTCCCTATGTCTTTTTAGTAATAGATCATCCAAAAATTGATTTCTTTTTAGTCCTTTTTTTAACCAATTTAGCTATTATTCTATCTGGCATTATTCCAACACCTGCTGGCATTGGCTCTTTTGAATTTATTTATTTATTACTATTTACACCGCTTGTTGGTGAAGTGGATGCCATTGCTTCTGTATTAATTTATCGATTTGGAAGTTTCGTTTTTCCATTTTTAATTGGTATGTTTTATACGATAAATCAAAAATACAAAGAACTAAAAATAGATATTTTGAATAATAAAAAAAACAAAGAATATAAACTGAAATAG
- a CDS encoding Nif3-like dinuclear metal center hexameric protein has translation MIDGQLFIKKFEEYCPKWLAESGDPIGLQIGTLNKPLQTIMTTLDIRPAVVKEAIDKKVDLLITKHSPMFRSIKNLCTNNWQNKMYEDLLKHDITVYTAHTNMDIIEDGLNDWFCEQLNIVKTHYLTPTHTVSYKKLAVYVPKESADALREALGNVGAGEQGNYTHTSYSMDGVGRFTPTINANPMVGKIGQEVSMTEEKIEVIFPELIQDQLIAAMKAVHPYEEPAYDIFLIENLKKEYGLGRIGYLKKPVTLETFTQQVKHTFQLDGLRLITTNDQQLIKKVAICGGSGEKFYQDAIRNKADVYITGDVYYHTAQDMQDSGLSVIDPGHYIEQLCKSKLVDLFNHWKQQNHWSVTFIQSETSTNPFQFR, from the coding sequence ATGATTGATGGCCAATTATTTATTAAAAAATTTGAAGAATATTGTCCAAAATGGTTGGCTGAATCAGGTGACCCGATTGGTCTGCAAATAGGAACACTCAATAAACCGCTTCAAACCATCATGACCACGTTAGATATACGTCCTGCCGTTGTAAAAGAAGCCATTGATAAAAAAGTGGATCTACTTATTACAAAGCATTCACCAATGTTTCGGTCGATAAAAAATCTATGTACAAATAATTGGCAAAACAAGATGTATGAAGATCTGTTGAAACATGATATTACTGTTTATACGGCTCATACCAATATGGATATTATTGAAGATGGATTAAACGATTGGTTTTGTGAGCAATTAAACATTGTAAAAACTCACTATTTAACACCAACCCATACAGTTTCTTATAAAAAATTAGCAGTTTATGTGCCCAAAGAATCAGCTGATGCACTTAGGGAAGCATTGGGAAATGTTGGAGCTGGTGAGCAAGGAAATTATACACACACAAGTTATTCAATGGATGGAGTCGGACGCTTTACACCAACCATTAATGCAAATCCAATGGTTGGAAAAATTGGACAAGAAGTCAGTATGACAGAAGAAAAAATTGAGGTTATTTTTCCAGAACTCATTCAAGATCAATTAATTGCTGCTATGAAAGCTGTACATCCTTATGAAGAACCAGCCTATGATATTTTTTTAATTGAAAACTTAAAAAAAGAATATGGGTTAGGACGAATTGGTTATTTAAAAAAACCAGTGACATTAGAAACATTTACACAGCAAGTAAAACATACTTTCCAATTAGATGGCTTACGTTTAATTACAACAAATGATCAACAATTAATAAAAAAGGTAGCTATTTGTGGTGGCAGTGGTGAAAAGTTTTATCAAGATGCCATTCGTAATAAGGCAGATGTATATATCACAGGTGATGTCTATTATCATACAGCTCAGGATATGCAAGACAGTGGTTTATCCGTCATTGATCCAGGACATTATATAGAACAATTATGTAAATCAAAGTTAGTTGACTTATTTAATCATTGGAAACAACAAAATCATTGGTCGGTAACCTTTATTCAATCCGAAACATCAACCAATCCATTTCAATTTAGATAG
- a CDS encoding thiaminase II, whose product MTFTTEARAKAETIWLECQHHPFIKKLQNGSLEMDIFRYYLIQDYHYLIVFNEILLHAAELTNEAANKKLFLDNAEGLKNTEIAFRKNFFKESMITENEVKQVPIAPATYHYITHLSS is encoded by the coding sequence ATGACATTTACAACAGAAGCAAGAGCGAAAGCTGAAACGATTTGGCTTGAGTGTCAGCATCATCCATTTATTAAGAAATTACAAAATGGCAGCTTAGAAATGGATATCTTTCGTTATTATTTAATTCAGGATTATCATTATTTAATTGTTTTTAATGAAATACTTTTACATGCTGCTGAATTAACGAATGAAGCTGCTAACAAAAAATTATTCTTAGACAATGCAGAAGGTTTAAAAAATACAGAAATTGCCTTTAGAAAAAATTTTTTCAAAGAATCAATGATTACAGAAAATGAAGTGAAGCAAGTACCAATAGCACCAGCAACCTATCATTATATTACCCATTTATCATCGTAG
- the pepT gene encoding peptidase T has protein sequence MYENLLPRFLRYVKIETRSNEQSETTPSTQSQVDFAQLLKIELEELGLDDVIYNEANGYVIATLPGNCPDKEVRTLGFIAHMDTADFNAEQVKPQIIENYDGESTINLDKKGKYTLNTSDFPNLRNYTGETLITTDGTTLLGSDDKSGIAEIMTAMEFLLNHPQIKHGTIRIAFGPDEEIGRGADKFDVKQFNVDFAYTVDGGPLGELQYETFNAAQAEITIEGKNVHPGTAKNTMINALQLAVDFHNQLPANEVPEKTEGYEGFYHLASLEGTPDSAKMTYIIRDHHAEKFNDRKKMITTIQKNMNSKLDAERIHVHLFDQYYNMRSIIEKDLSIVELAKKAMLALNIKPIIEPVRGGTDGSKISFLGTPTPNIFAGGENMHGRYEFVSLQSMEKATGVIIKIAELNSKSEQ, from the coding sequence ATGTACGAAAATTTACTGCCTCGCTTTTTGCGCTATGTAAAAATTGAAACAAGATCAAATGAACAAAGTGAAACAACACCTTCTACTCAGTCTCAAGTAGATTTCGCTCAATTACTAAAAATAGAATTAGAAGAACTTGGCTTAGATGATGTTATCTATAACGAAGCGAATGGGTATGTTATAGCAACTTTACCAGGTAACTGTCCAGATAAAGAAGTTCGTACACTTGGGTTTATTGCTCACATGGATACGGCAGACTTCAATGCTGAACAGGTGAAGCCACAAATTATTGAAAATTATGATGGTGAATCTACAATAAATTTAGACAAAAAAGGAAAATACACACTAAATACTTCGGATTTTCCAAATTTACGCAATTATACTGGAGAAACTTTGATTACTACAGATGGAACAACATTATTAGGTTCAGATGATAAGTCTGGCATTGCAGAGATTATGACAGCAATGGAATTTTTGTTAAATCACCCACAAATTAAACATGGAACAATTCGGATTGCTTTTGGGCCGGATGAGGAAATTGGACGGGGAGCTGATAAGTTTGATGTGAAGCAATTTAATGTCGATTTTGCTTATACGGTTGATGGGGGTCCTCTTGGTGAACTGCAATATGAAACCTTTAATGCTGCTCAGGCTGAAATTACGATTGAGGGAAAAAATGTTCACCCGGGAACAGCGAAAAATACGATGATTAATGCTTTACAGTTAGCTGTTGATTTTCATAATCAATTGCCTGCTAATGAAGTACCTGAAAAGACAGAAGGCTATGAAGGATTTTATCATTTAGCTTCTTTAGAGGGGACACCTGATAGCGCAAAGATGACCTATATTATTCGTGATCATCATGCTGAAAAATTTAACGATCGTAAAAAAATGATTACGACCATACAAAAAAATATGAATTCAAAGTTAGATGCTGAACGTATTCATGTTCATTTATTTGACCAATACTATAATATGCGTAGTATTATTGAAAAAGATTTATCTATTGTTGAATTAGCAAAAAAAGCTATGCTAGCGTTAAATATCAAACCGATTATTGAACCAGTACGGGGAGGAACAGATGGTTCAAAGATTTCCTTTCTTGGTACACCTACGCCTAATATTTTTGCCGGTGGTGAAAATATGCATGGACGATATGAATTTGTTTCTTTGCAATCTATGGAAAAAGCAACAGGTGTCATTATTAAAATTGCTGAATTAAATAGTAAAAGTGAACAATGA